The following coding sequences lie in one Apium graveolens cultivar Ventura chromosome 1, ASM990537v1, whole genome shotgun sequence genomic window:
- the LOC141671845 gene encoding protein terminal ear1-like, producing the protein MENTGFVNFTGLLDPGAQEFIPPSHFPTPPPQIIYSYPNTTLNEFTGIQYPNTNMTQNEFTEIQYPQYYPPAGYIRVDPPPLPVSLPPASNMPSRALLLSSVPTEVSESTVRRDLEVYGHVRAVEMQRVGEGIVAVHFYDIRHAERALVEIQEQHMQHQFRLRQHFDAVLMNHDESAVLRFPVPVPPPAFGLVSGRAVWAQFMFPVGGGFPEAFNQGSLVIFNVDCQVPTSYLQQIFEEFGCVKEARETPMKKNQRFIEFYDTRDAAKAYVGMNGKEFNGRHLIIEYSRPGGNNKRFHKTPHNKLNCNSSQPLRSPRLVAPHQALSDERSPPFPNTQCGRLQPQFPTRNTKNPNGSRKPSSGQGAPAVSLCLSGGEGGEIAKKNLRKSSATCSGNGGGGTNNLKQEIDKKAAAGCNGKGWKGIGSTNGKEHDPRFLIHEDSVLLSNCSDPRTTVMIKNIPNKYSQKLLLNMLDNHCIHCNEQIADGDDQPLSSYDFVYLPIDFVNKCNVGYGFVNMTSPEATFRLYKAFHLQNWEVFNSRKICQVTYARLQGVEALKEHFKSSKFPCDAEEYMPVVFSPPRDGHTLTNPVPIISRGATTESNNTDCNSSTAAGNKDNEEECYYSTVEEAAQQEGDNVNNINDDCDIDVIIRGCDSGGAETALEATRLFDENL; encoded by the exons ATGGAAAACACCGGTTTCGTCAATTTCACCGGATTACTAGACCCCGGAGCCCAAGAATTTATCCCACCTAGCCACTTTCCAACTCCTCCTCCTCAAATAATTTATTCCTACCCAAACACAACACTAAATGAATTTACAGGGATACAATATCCGAACACAAATATGACACAAAACGAATTTACCGAAATACAATACCCTCAATATTATCCCCCAGCAGGATATATTAGAGTGGACCCGCCACCACTTCCTGTGTCATTACCACCAGCTTCAAACATGCCTTCACGAGCACTTTTGTTAAGCTCAGTTCCGACAGAAGTGAGTGAATCTACGGTGCGACGAGACTTAGAAGTGTACGGACATGTAAGAGCTGTTGAGATGCAGAGAGTTGGAGAAGGAATCGTGGCCGTTCATTTTTATGATATTAGACATGCAGAAAGAGCACTTGTTGAGATACAAGAACAACACATGCAACATCAGTTTAGACTTAGACAACACTTTGATGCTGTGTTGATGAATCATGATGAGTCTGCTGTTCTTAGGTTTCCTGTCCCTGTGCCACCGCCGGCGTTTGGGTTGGTGTCCGGGAGAGCTGTGTGGGCCCAGTTTATGTTCCCGGTTGGTGGTGGTTTTCCCGAAGCTTTTAATCAGGGCAGTCTTGTCATTTTCAATGTTGATTGTCAAGTTCCCACAAGTTATCTCCAACAAATTTTTGAAGAATTTG GATGTGTGAAGGAAGCAAGAGAGACGCCAATGAAGAAAAATCAGAGGTTTATAGAGTTTTATGACACAAGAGATGCGGCCAAAGCTTATGTCGGAATGAATGGGAAAGAATTCAATGGTAGGCATCTTATAATTGAATATAGTCGGCCTGGTGGAAACAACAAAAGATTTCACAAAACACCGCATAACAAGCTGAATTGTAATTCCAGTCAGCCACTCAGAAGTCCTCGGTTGGTGGCACCGCATCAAGCATTGTCTGATGAACGGTCACCACCGTTTCCTAATACACAGTGTGGCCGTTTGCAGCCTCAATTCCCTACCAGGAATACGAAAAACCCTAATGGGAGCCGGAAACCAAGTAGTGGCCAAGGTGCGCCAGCAGTGTCTTTGTGTTTGAGTGGCGGGGAAGGGGGTGAGATTGCGAAGAAAAATTTAAGGAAAAGTAGCGCAACTTGTAGTGGCAATGGTGGCGGCGGCACAAATAATTTGAAGCAGGAGATCGATAAGAAAGCAGCAGCTGGTTGTAATGGTAAAGGGTGGAAAGGAATAGGATCAACAAATGGAAAGGAGCATGATCCTAGATTCCTGATCCATGAAGATTCAGTATTGTTGTCTAACTGCAGTGATCCTAGAACTACCGTCATGATAAAAAACATCCCCAACAAATACAG TCAGAAGTTACTGCTCAACATGCTGGATAACCACTGCATTCACTGTAACGAGCAGATTGCTGACGGCGATGACCAGCCCTTGTCTTCCTACGATTTTGTCTATCTTCCCATTGATTTTGT TAACAAGTGTAACGTGGGATATGGATTCGTGAACATGACTTCCCCGGAGGCGACATTTAGGCTTTACAAGGCGTTTCACCTTCAGAACTGGGAGGTTTTTAACTCGAGGAAGATATGTCAAGTAACTTATGCTAGGTTGCAG GGGGTGGAGGCACTGAAAGAACATTTCAAAAGCTCAAAATTTCCATGCGATGCGGAGGAATACATGCCGGTAGTGTTTTCACCACCCCGAGATGGTCACACATTGACAAATCCAGTCCCAATAATCAGCCGCGGCGCTACAACCGAAAGTAACAACACTGACTGTAACTCTTCAACCGCCGCTGGCAATAAGGACAATGAGGAGGAGTGTTATTACAGTACTGTTGAAGAAGCAGCTCAACAAGAAGGTGACAATGTCAATAATATTAATGACGATTGTGACATTGATGTGATTATCCGCGGCTGTGACAGTGGCGGTGCTGAGACGGCTCTTGAGGCAACGAGATTGTTTGACGAAAATTTGTAG
- the LOC141711906 gene encoding uncharacterized protein LOC141711906 — MTYNSTRTGSMVNVHTPSTKTNRSPLFTPEIVSSGSQNKTPTSILTESTPNIVRLVGNRRKLGDLPSNNAFNIWLVECISPIVTPRSNSRVNYMNPLEGSHDRTPLSDVTNLGSASFSRNMLIEETRSNINDVSLNGREPLNRKWKENYLGFGRELFADEIVSDDEEESNDFNEGPNVVAPSFLSDDSEGSDYEASDCESSDDADCLNWSLDGDDEVIIDGMNSDCAVRLPPIPPTPEYLLDLYNDKKRGPTFHRLIRLYNKMMEYVPGCIAPNYPDIISRVFRLKLDQLMVDIKDKKHFGVCIGVMYVVEFQKRGLPHVHMLIWLDADSKKNLKQNVDNFVSAEIPDPLLDPVGYAAVKEFMIHGPCDLQNVKSPCMKDLRCIRHFPKKYCARTTFDDSGFPMYMRRRTNITVEIRKAELDNQWVVPYNRDLLVKYQCHMNVEICCHARSLKYLFKYCLKGYDRATVHVQRKRKRQANDTDEGGIDEINSYLDGRYLCGVGSAYRIFGFPIHHRSISVDRLQFHLPGDKNCTFRANEALGKVAAREKNKFNKLEAFFYLNSVDVNARKYTYDEIPRFYVWNDGERKWTIRKRGFQIGRLCYVHHSTGEPWFLRLLLTKVRGATSFESLRTVNGVCYSTFRDACKEYGLLDDDKEWHEVLTQASACRLPPQVRQFFVHIIVNCKVTDLKILWSTHWNSMVDDILLRRRQSCPNTLFTLNDMQLQFYALGEIDELLRSVGKSLKKFDQLPQPPRSYLNNGTNNLIIEETSYDTRKMEYETAKLLHDCTEEQRKIYDAVIQSIDTNVGGIFFVYGSGGCGKTFLWRTLICKLRSQGKIVLPVASSGIASTLMPGGRTAHSRFKISIVLDECSTCNIAHDSDITQLIKKTQLIIWDETPMQHRYAFECLDRSLKDIMKVVDPERYAMSFSGITVVLGGDFRQILPVITYGDRADIVAACITRSRLWSICQVFLLTENMRLKQGESDSESEELKKFVKWVLDIGNGQVSPPQVCNFPVTENQILIPSQFCDVQIENTVDNIIRSTYHNFSHKGQSTQYLSERAILTPTNQTVGHLNSLIVEKLPGESVSYFSVDAAEEFGGTDEDLNEAFPIEYLNSLNVAGMPPHDLKLKVGVVVILMRNLNQTLGLCNGTRMIVTKCLRFCVECEVICGTFVGLKHFIPRMELSPSDTKMPFKLVRKQMPLQICYAMTINKSQGQSLKTVGLYLPKSVFSHGQYYVAISRVTSPTGLTIFVDDESGAATNITQNVVYKEVFYGLPEA; from the exons atgacttacaacaG CACCCGTACAGGATCAATGGTCAACGTTCATACTCCGTCAACCAAGACGAACCGATCACCTCTGTTTACCCCAGAAATAGTTAGTAGTGGGAGCCAAAACAAAACACCTACAA GTATATTGACGGAATCCACGCCAAATATTGTTAGGTTGGTGGGAAATAGGAGGAAACTTGGTGACTTGCCTAG CAATAATGCGTTTAATATTTGGTTGGTAGAATGTATTAGTCCTATTGTTACCCCCCGATCAAATAGCAGAGTAAACTACATGAATCCTCTTGAAGGTAGTCATGACAGAACTCCTTTATCAGATGTAACAAATTTAGGTAGCGCCTCATTTTCTAGAAATATGTTGATAG AGGAAACGCGATCAAACATTAATGATGTTTCGTTAAATGGACGTGAACCTTTGAATCGGAAATGGAAGGAAAATTATCTTGGATTTGGTAGAGAATTATTCGCAGATGAGATTGTTAGTGATGATGAGGAAGAAAGTAATGACTTTAATGAAG GTCCGAATGTGGTTGCTCCTTCATTTTTGTCTGATGATTCTGAAGGATCAGATTATGAAGCAAGTGATTGTGAATCAAGTG atgatgcagattgtcttaaTTGGTCGCTTGATGGTGATGATGAAGTCATTATTGATGGGATGAATTCGGATT GTGCTGTGAGATTGCCTCCAATCCCTCCTACCCCTGAGTATTTGCTGGATTTATACAACGACAAGAAAAGAGGTCCTACTTTTCATAGATTGATTCGACTCTACAAT AAGATGATGGAGTATGTGCCTGGTTGCATTGCTCCAAACTATCCTGACATCATATCAAGGGTGTTTAGGCTAAAACTTGATCAGTTAATGGTAGATATTAAGGACAAAAAACACTTTGGTGTTTGTATTGGAG TTATGTATGTCGTCGAGTTTCAGAAAAGAGGCCTTCCACATGTACATATGTTAATATGGCTAGATGCTGATTCAAAAAAAAACCTCAAGCAGAATGTGGATAATTTTGTATCCGCAGAAATCCCAGATCCTTTATTAGATCCGGTTGGTTATGCAGCCGTGAAGGAATTTATGATCCACGGTCCATGTGATTTGCAAAATGTAAAGTCTCCATGCATGAAAGATTTACGTTGCATACGTCATTTTCCGAAAAA GTACTGTGCTCGAACTACTTTTGATGACAGTGGCTTCCCGATGTATATGCGACGCAGGACAAACATTACTGTTGAAATAAGGAAGGCTGAGCTGGACAACCAGTGGGTAGTACCATACAACCGGGATCTTTTAGTCAAGTATCAATGCCATATGAATGTGGAAATATGTTGTCATGCACGCAGTCTTAAGTATTTATTTAAATATTGTTTGAAAGGCTATGATCGCGCTACCGTTCATGTCcagagaaaaagaaaaaggcaAGCGAATGACACTGATGAGGGGGGAATAGATGAGATAAATTCATATTTAGATGGGAGATATTTATGCGGTGTTGGATCAGCCTATAGGATTTTTGGCTTCCCTATCCATCATAGAAGTATATCCGTTGATAGACTTCAATTCCACTTACCAGGTGACAAAAACTGCACCTTCCGTGCCAATGAAGCGCTAGGGAAAGTTGCTGCCAGGGAGAAGAACAAGTTCAATAAACTGGAAGCCTTTTTTTATTTAAACTCTGTTGATGTTAATGCACGGAAGTACACTTACGATGAAATCCCACGGTTTTATGTGTGGAATGATGGTGAGAGGAAATGGACCATAAGGAAGCGTGGTTTTCAAATAGGTAGATTATGTTATGTGCATCACAGTACGGGTGAGCCTTGGTTTCTTCGTTTATTGCTTACGAAGGTACGTGGTGCCACCTCCTTTGAGTCTTTACGTACCGTTAATGGAGTATGTTACAGTACATTTCGTGATGCCTGTAAAGAGTATGGTTTACTTGACGATGATAAAGAATGGCATGAAGTGTTGACTCAAGCTTCTGCATGTAGATTACCTCCCCAGGTTCGACAGTTTTTTGTCCATATTATTGTCAATTGTAAAGTCACTGATTTGAAGATTTTATGGAGTACACATTGGAATAGCATGgttgatgacattttactcaGACGACGTCAAAGTTGTCCAAATACCTTATTCACTCTTAATGACATGCAACTGCAGTTCTATGCTTTAGGAG AAATAGATGAGTTGCTCCGGTCAGTTGGTAAATCCTTGAAGAAATTTGATCAGTTGCCTCAACCTCCTCGCAGCTATTTGAACAATGGAACAAACAATTTGATAATTGAAGAGACAAGCTATGACACCAGGAAGATGGAGTATGAAACTGCCAAGCTACTACATGACTGTACAGAGGAGCAGAGGAAAATATATGATGCAGTAATACAATCTATTGACACTAACGTTGGAGGGATTTTCTTCGTTTATGGTAGTGGGGGTTGTGGAAAGACATTCTTATGGAGAACTCTTATATGTAAGTTACGTTCACAAGGTAAAATTGTGCTTCCAGTTGCTTCTTCAGGGATTGCTTCCACATTAATGCCCGGTGGTCGGACTGCGCACTCCAGATTTAAAATTTCAATAGTTCTTGATGAATGTTCAACATGTAATATTGCCCATGATTCAGATATTACGCAACTCATAAAAAAGACACAACTAATAATATGGGACGAGACGCCTATGCAGCACAGGTACGCATTTGAATGCCTAGACCGATCATTGAAGGATATCATGAAAGTTGTTGATCCAGAACGTTATGCCATGTCGTTCAGCGGTATTACCGTAGTTCTGGGTGGTGATTTCCGTCAAATCCTCCCAGTAATTACGTATGGAGATCgtgctgatattgtagctgcctGTATCACTAGGTCAAGGCTGTGGTCCATTTGCCAAGTATTTTTGCTGACAGAAAACATGCGCTTGAAACAAGGTGAGAGTGATAGTGAAAGTGAAGAGCTTAAAAAGTTTGTAAAATGGGTACTTGACATTGGTAATGGCCAGGTCAGTCCACCTCAAGTCTGCAATTTCCCAGTCACTGAAAATCAAATTTTGATTCCGTCTCAGTTCTGTGACGTACAAATTGAAAACACAGTTGATAACATCATTCGTAGCACGTACCATAATTTTTCTCACAAAGGGCAGAGTACACAGTACTTGAGCGAGAGAGCTATTTTGACCCCTACCAACCAGACTGTGGGCCACCTCAATTCTCTTATTGTAGAAAAGCTCCCCGGAGAATCTGTGTCCTATTTTAGTGTTGATGCTGCAGAGGAATTTGGTGGGACAGATGAGGATCTGAATGAAGCCTTCCCAATAGAGTATTTGAACTCCTTAAATGTAGCTGGGATGCCACCTCATGATCTGAAACTGAAGGTTGGGGTTGTTGTTATACTAATGCGTAATTTGAACCAAACCCTAGGTTTGTGTAATGGTACAAGGATGATTGTTACCAAATGCCTGAGATTCTGTGTGGAGTGTGAAGTAATCTGTGGTACGTTTGTTGGTTTGAAGCATTTCATTCCACGTATGGAGCTTTCTCCCTCAGATACAAAGATGCCATTCAAATTGGTACGGAAACAAATGCCTTTACAGATTTGCTATGCCATGACAATCAACAAATCTCAAGGTCAATCCCTGAAGACAGTTGGGCTATACTTACCTAAGTCAGTGTTCAGTCATGGACAGTACTATGTTGCTATTAGTCGAGTAACCTCACCCACTGGCCTCACTATAtttgttgatgatgagtctggtGCAGCTACAAATATCACCCAGAACGTTGTTTACAAAGAAGTTTTTTACGGCCTTCCAGAAGCTTAG